In Prosthecobacter sp., the genomic window CTTTGCGCGGGTTGTTGGTCATGAGCAGGATTTTGCGCACGCCGAGATCGGAGATGATCTGCGCACCGATGCCGTAGTCGCGCAGGTCCATGGGGAAGCCGAGTTTGATGTTGGCCTCGACGGTGTCGAGCCCCTGTTCCTGGAGCTTGTAGGCCATGATCTTGCCATGCAGGCCGATGCCGCGTCCTTCGTGACCGCGCATGTAAACGATGATCCCCTTCCCGGCTTTGGCGATGTGCTGCATCGCGGCATGAAGCTGGCTGCCACAATCGCAACGACGTGAGGCGAAGATGTCGCCGGTGAGGCATTCGCTATGCACGCGGACGAGTATCGGCTCGTCAGGAGTGATGTCGCCCATGACGAGGGCGATGTGATGCACGCCGTCGAGGCTGCTCTTGTAGAGATGCAATTTGAAGTCGCCGAAGTCGGTGGGCATATCGACGACTTCGATTTTTTCGACCAGTTTCTCACTCAGGCGGCGATGCGCGATCAAATCGGCGATGCTGCCCATCTTGAGGCCGTGCTTCTTCGCAAACTTCTTCAAATGGGGCAGACGAGCCATGGTGCCGTCCGGGTTCATGATCTCGATGAGCACACCAGCTTCACGCAAACCGGCGAGACGGGCGAGATCGACGGCGGCCTCGGTATGACCGGCACGGCGGAGGACGCCACCGGGTTTGGCAACGAGTGGATTGATATGTCCGGGCTGCACCAGATCTGCGGCGGTGCTCTTTGGATCAGCGAGCAGGCGGATCGTGCGGGTGCGGTCAGCGGCGCTGATGCCGGTGGAGATGCCTTGGGCGGCATCCACGGTGACGGTGAAGTCGGTGCGGAAGGCTTCGCGGTTTTCCGGCACCATGCTGGCCAGATTGAGGCGCTGGGCGATTTCGAGCGAGACGGGCACGCACAGCATGCCGCCGCCCTGCCGCACCATGAAGTTCACCATCTCCGCAGTGATCTTTTCCGCCGCGCAGATCAGGTCGCCCTCGTTTTCGCGGTCCTCGTCATCGGTGACGATGACCATGCGGCCAGCGCGAATGTCTGCGATGACAGACTCCACGGAGTCGAAGACGGATTCCTTTTTGCGAGGCATGGGAGGGGTGGAAAAGAGCGAGTACCGCAGGCTGCGGCGTCAGGGGGTGGATGTTTTAGCCGATCGGGGACTGTTTTCCAGTGCGAGTTGGTTTTTCGTTGCCGTCGCAGAGAGGCTTCGCGTAATGTCGCCCCATGCCGCCCACTCCCAAGATCAAGCGCCCGTCCTCGGTGACGGTGGAGGAGTTCTTCCGTGTGAACGAGAAATCGCTCAAGTTGAAGCTGGTGGGCAGCGATGTGGGCTTTGCCCGCAAGATCAGCGAACCCTCGGTCAACCGCCCAGGCCTGGCCCTCTCGGGCTTTTTCACGTATTTCGCCTACAAGCGTGTGCAGGTTATCGGCAACTCGGAGCACTCCTTCCTTGAGGGCCTGGATCCAAAGCTGCGCGCGGCCCGCTTCAGCCAGCTCTGCTCCTGGGACATTCCCTGCCTGGTGATCGCCCGCAGCCATCGCATCGGGGACGAGTTGATCGAGATCGCCAACAGCGCGGGCATCTCCGTGTTCCAGACGAACATGATGACGATGAAGTTTCTCAATACGGCCACCATCAAGCTGGAGTGGGCCTTTGCCCCGAACATGCTGGTACATGGCTGCTTGGTGGACGTGCAGGGCATCGGTGTGCTGATCCAGGGTGACAGCGGCTGTGGCAAGAGTGAAAGTGTCATCGGACTGCTGCAACGCGGCGGGAGCCTGGTGGCGGACGATGCCGTGCGTCTCCGACTGGTGGAAGATCGCGAAGTGGTCGGCTCCGCCCCGGACATCACCCGCGGGATGATCGAGATCCGCGGTCTGGGCATCCTCAATGTGGCGGCGATCTTCGGCGTGAGTGCCGTCCGCCTGAGCAAACGGCTGGATTTGATCGTGGAACTGGTGCGCGGCGCGAAGACGGAGGATCTGGAACGTGTGAGCGCGAGCGCGGATTCGCACGACATCATGGGCATGAAAATCGGGCGCGTCACGCTGCCGGTGGAGCCGGGCCGGGATGTGGCGGGCTTGATCGAACTGGCCGCCATTAATTTTAAACTGCGCACTTTCGGCTATGACAGCGCGGTGGAGTTCGACCAAAGGTTGTTGAAAAAGATGACGGATGAACAATTAGGTTAACTGTAGCGCCACCTGACCACCATGAGCATCCAAAAAGAACTCACGATCCGCAACAAAATGGGCATGCACGCACGCCCGGCGGCGCAGTTCGTCAAACGCGCGAGCAAATATCAATGCGACGTGTGGGTGGAGAAGGATGACGAGCCGGTGAACGGCAAGAGCATCATGGGCCTGATGATGCTGGCCGCCGGACGCGGCGAAACGATCAAGATCATTGCCGATGGCAACGATGCCGAGGCGGCGGTGGCCGACCTCGAAGAGCTCGTCACCTCAGGCTTTGGCGACGTGGAGTGACGCAGGGCTTTATTTGACGTCTTTCTTCGGATCCTCGGCCGGCCGCGGTGACACGCGGATTTCTGCACCGCCTTGAGGCTCCGGTGCCCGGTCCTTGAGCATCTCCAGCATCATCACGCCGATGACATAAACGAGTCCGCCGCCGAGCCCGGCTGCGATGGCGATAAACCGCCGCTGCCAGGTGTGCTCCCGGTCGATGGCATACCAAAAACGCATGCACAGCAGCATCCACAGGATGCTGGCACCGAGAACGAGGAGGTGGCCGGAACTCATGACGGACAGTTTGGAACGAGTTTGCACCACCAGCGATAAAAAAAACAAAACCCCGCACACGGCGGGGCTTTGCACACATCGAGCTGAAAACTGTGACGGCTTAACGCTTCGAGAACTGGAAGCGCTTGCGGGCGCCTGGGCGGCCGGGCTTCTTACGTTCCTTGGCGCGGGAGTCACGGGTGAGCAGACCGTTCTGCTTGAGCACGCCGCGGAGCTCAGGATTCACGCCGATCAGCGCACGGGCGATGCCGAGACGCACGGCACCCACCTGGCCGGTGCTGCCGCCACCACTGGCGTTCACTTTGAAATCGTAGGTCTGGCGGGAGTTGGTGAGAGCCAGCGGGAACAGAATCTGATTCTGAAGGGCGACAGTCGGGAAGTATTCTTCGAAGTCACGTCCGTTGACGGTGATGCTGCCGGAACCTTCGAGGATGAAGACGCGGGCGATGGCGGTCTTGCGGCGGCCGGTGGCGGTTTTGAGAGGTTTGCTCATGCGATGGGAACGATTGAAAAAAATTAAGCGACGGCGAAAGGCTTCGGATTCTGCGCCTCATGCGGATGCGCGGCACCCGTGTAAATCTTGAGCTTGCCCATGATGGCGCGGCCCAGGCGGGTGTGAGGGACCATGCCCTTCACCGCACGCTCGACGAGAAGCTCCGGACGACGTGCGCGCACGCGCTCGACGTTTTCGATCTTCTGATTGCCGACGTAGCCGGCCTTCGAGGTGTAAATCTTCTGCTGCTCCTTTTTGCCGCTGAGGCGGACTTCCGCGGCGTTCAGGACGACCACGAAGTCACCGGTATCGACATGCGGGGTGAACGTGGGCTTGGTCTTGCCGCGCAG contains:
- a CDS encoding bifunctional 3,4-dihydroxy-2-butanone-4-phosphate synthase/GTP cyclohydrolase II, with translation MPRKKESVFDSVESVIADIRAGRMVIVTDDEDRENEGDLICAAEKITAEMVNFMVRQGGGMLCVPVSLEIAQRLNLASMVPENREAFRTDFTVTVDAAQGISTGISAADRTRTIRLLADPKSTAADLVQPGHINPLVAKPGGVLRRAGHTEAAVDLARLAGLREAGVLIEIMNPDGTMARLPHLKKFAKKHGLKMGSIADLIAHRRLSEKLVEKIEVVDMPTDFGDFKLHLYKSSLDGVHHIALVMGDITPDEPILVRVHSECLTGDIFASRRCDCGSQLHAAMQHIAKAGKGIIVYMRGHEGRGIGLHGKIMAYKLQEQGLDTVEANIKLGFPMDLRDYGIGAQIISDLGVRKILLMTNNPRKVVGLEGHKLEIVEQVPVKSTPKPENARYLETKKKKMGHKL
- the hprK gene encoding HPr(Ser) kinase/phosphatase, whose translation is MPPTPKIKRPSSVTVEEFFRVNEKSLKLKLVGSDVGFARKISEPSVNRPGLALSGFFTYFAYKRVQVIGNSEHSFLEGLDPKLRAARFSQLCSWDIPCLVIARSHRIGDELIEIANSAGISVFQTNMMTMKFLNTATIKLEWAFAPNMLVHGCLVDVQGIGVLIQGDSGCGKSESVIGLLQRGGSLVADDAVRLRLVEDREVVGSAPDITRGMIEIRGLGILNVAAIFGVSAVRLSKRLDLIVELVRGAKTEDLERVSASADSHDIMGMKIGRVTLPVEPGRDVAGLIELAAINFKLRTFGYDSAVEFDQRLLKKMTDEQLG
- a CDS encoding HPr family phosphocarrier protein, which codes for MSIQKELTIRNKMGMHARPAAQFVKRASKYQCDVWVEKDDEPVNGKSIMGLMMLAAGRGETIKIIADGNDAEAAVADLEELVTSGFGDVE
- the rpsI gene encoding 30S ribosomal protein S9, which translates into the protein MSKPLKTATGRRKTAIARVFILEGSGSITVNGRDFEEYFPTVALQNQILFPLALTNSRQTYDFKVNASGGGSTGQVGAVRLGIARALIGVNPELRGVLKQNGLLTRDSRAKERKKPGRPGARKRFQFSKR
- the rplM gene encoding 50S ribosomal protein L13; this translates as MKTFSAKAQEQNPTWWVIDAKNQILGDVAVAAANLLRGKTKPTFTPHVDTGDFVVVLNAAEVRLSGKKEQQKIYTSKAGYVGNQKIENVERVRARRPELLVERAVKGMVPHTRLGRAIMGKLKIYTGAAHPHEAQNPKPFAVA